aattgaaaatttattaataaggCACTGTCGGGATTATACTGTCTAGTTGTcatctttaattaaaatattgtttttaattatcaGACTCTCCAGACCCTTTcttcattattttttccaatttggCCGATTCTTTCTTCAAAGGAACCTCAACTCTCCAACTCTCTTATTATTAATTCAGCTTGCTCAAATATGTTAACCAGACCGTGCTTCGTTCATTTCCTGGGAAATCATTTCCCAGTGCTGCACTAAATTTATGCAACATCCCGTTGCAAGCCGTGCCAGGCGGAGACATCCGCCAGGATATGCCACCATTCTATTCATTCACTCCCAGCCCCAACCCCAGCCCCTCCGTAGCGGGAGGCACTTGGAGCAGCCTAATTtcgcaaataataaaatatgctGGAATAAAAATACAAGATACGCGCTCAACAAGAGTCCTTTACCGTTCTCCGGTTTTATCGCGGCCTCCCCTCCCCACGCCCCAATGCTCTCCACATGCGATGCAATTGAGCGGCGCCTGCAGCCGGCACTTTTCTAATTCGCCGAACTATGGGGGGGAAACCAAACGGAATCTAAAACCTTGCCCCAAACATCCCGCCCGGGTGGCACTCCCCGGGCTTAGCTGTTGTTCTGCTCGGATTGGGCTGGGGTTTTGTGTCGGATTGGATTGTGCTGGCTCGGGCTTTGGTGGGGTGGTGTTGGCCTGGGCTGGGCTCCATGGGGTCGGTCGTCGTTGGGTAGTGCACACAAAAGCGCATTTCAGTTTCCGGCGGCTCGTGTGGCATGTGCTGCCTtctcctcctttttttttttgaattttttttagatattataATGGTTATAGTCCAGACCATATACCCtaggaaattaattttaaagctactttattatttattgtttatttgtaaagttaaatttagTACAAGATATTACTTAGTACACAGTATTTCAAGTTTCGACCCCCGACTATTACTTTTCTTATAAAACTACTGTAGTTGGCTTTCCACTTTCCACAACTCCTGCTCCGGCATCGACTCCTGGGGGCATCTTTGGCAGCCATAAAAAAGCACGCCATTTTCTTCTCTGGCAAAACTTTTGTGTAATTTTCATTTTGCGCTTGTCGCGtgtcttttccatttccatagCCCCCCATGCTTTCCCCCTTTAAGCCTGCGGCTCTGTGGACTGTTGCAGGCACACGATGttcgttgtttttttttttgttcactcCTTATTTTTGGCAGTTGCACAGCGCAAATACACGGATAGACACAATACTTCAAACACTGTGGTGGCACGAGTCCGTACAACTGTCCGTCCGGCTGTTGTTTTCGTTGCCGCATTGCAGTGAATTTCGAGGAACTCCAGGATCTCTGGCCTGGGCCGGCCATGCCCAGCCCGGCCAACACGTGACTGACCTGCCCGGTTGGGTTTGGCCTTTTGGGGGTCAGGGAATGTTGAGGCTCGGGCgccattttcatttgttgATGCCACCGAGCAGCGCTTCCCTGCACTTTTGTGGCCACAGAATGTGAGCatcaaatattgaaaatatctcTCCGACCCGGCCGGTGGCGGAATTTTTTCATGGTtccagccccagccccagaGTCTGTGGACGACCCCCTCTGGTGACGTggctttctttttcatttttttgttggggtGTGGAGGGGCGGCGTCTGATTGGTTTCTTGGCAACAGAACCCCACTGAACTGTAACGAACCCGTTACTGTTTACTCAAATAAACCCGACTTGCAACTTATGGCCATGTTATCTGTGATTTTGGCACCGGGACAATGGGAACCGGGAGCCACTGGGAGGGGCAATGGGAACGAAGTTTCTTGTTGAGAAAATGCCTTCAACTCTTGGCAtgtcatttaaattaaaaccagCAAGCAAGATGTTAAggcatttaaaatatttcattaaagtTACCATCCTTGAGTCCTACATAAATTACAATGAATTTCATTCATTTAATATTCTCCCGGGGAGGGGAAGCCCACTTCCATGCAATCTCCACCGTTGTCTGCCGCCTCCCAGGCGCTTCCATCTAATTTGCTTGGTTGGCCTGCACTTTGCCGGGAATTTGTTCGTTGTCGCAATGCCATAAATTCTACAACTTATGCGGCCAACTGGCCTCCTAATGCCCTACTCCCTCCTCCGAGCCACCTCTCCGGCTATAAATTACAAGAAGGCATTTGCCACACTTCCGTTGGAGCCCTCCAGGTTTGGCATGGATTGGATAGCTTTGGTTTCGTTCGGCTACGGTCTTAGTGTGGTCAGGGCTGCAGTGTCTGCAGTTTCTTCCAGCCAGCCTGGAGTTATTTTTGTGCCTTAAATCGGCTTAACTGGCCGACGCAATAgatggctcatctgggcacaaAAGGAGTGCTGGTGGCCTGAGGCGGTGGGGACTTTGAAAATCAATAACGCCTAGTAAGGGGAGTACTCAGTACCGAGTCATTGTTGTCGCCGTTGTCCATGGCAATAGCATTTAAATAGCCCGGCCAGGGCTTCTTGAAATTCACCTTCCAAAAGCCAGAAACTTTAACACTTCCCAGCTGCAATTGATGGCCCGGCAAACAACCCCAGACGTGGCTACTACCGGCCGCCCTCGTCGTCTTGCCTCCTGCAATAGTTTCTTTAGTCTGGCTTCCGAGTGCCGAGGTCCAGGGGTGCTGAGTCAGGAGTGGGGCAGTTTCAGAGGAGGAGCATTGTTGTAATTCTAGCCCAgactggcagtggcagtggcagtggcggtGGCGACGCTTTGTCTGCCAGACGGACGACTGGCAGAGTGACGAACAAATGTGGCAAAGCGATTTATTTGGCTTTATCAGCAATTTTGATTCTTCTTTGTCTCCCATTGAAAGAGTCGCATTAAGTGCTCCTCTTTGCGGCGATTTGTCATATCGCTGATTTACTAACCTTACACCAGGCATTATCTCTTGGCATAGACATGGCCCGAAACCGGAATCCGGCTTACCCACCCCTGCTTCACTCTGCCAGCGGAGGGGTGGTTCTCACTAGCCGGCcggcctttttccttttttccacTCTTGGCCTATGGCTTCTGACTCTGAGGGTGTAACTAACCGACACAAGTGCAGCCAGGATATGTTTGTGTATCcctgtgtgtatgtgtgtgtttttgcgCATATCGCCGGCATCaacataaaatttattgaGGTAGTTGCCAAGCGGGGCTCTCACTACTGAGCAAACAtggaaaaatggaaatggcaaaaaaacaaGGTTCTTTAACATGCaaacgtttttgttttttttccattgCATGTGCATTGGCCAGAGTTGCCACTGCCGGGCAAACAAAGCTGCAACCCTGTTGCCATAACAAACATTCATAAAAAATGATGGTAGAaatgccataaaaaaaaagagaagagcAAACATGTACATAATCCGGCAAAGTGTTGCAAATTAAAATCGTTTTTAGGCCAGGCCAGTCACCTGAATAACCAGCTACGGGCACCCCACCCCAATGTGGCCAGCCTCTATCCGGCttccattttttattcaattttcgGGAGAATCACAAAGACACTTggcaacactgcgtatgaggAATGCGCTCTCCTCGCTATCGATATGTTTGTGGGGGTATTCCTCCGACCCATTGTCCTAAACTTCACTCCGATATAGGGACCGGCTTTATAACCATTGTCCTTGtttattattcatttctttgcaGTGGCTCGATAAAGCGATCTTTTCCTGGCAGAGCCCCCCGGTGTTTTGGTCCACCCCACTGAAGCCCCCTGTGGTTTCTGGCAACACTTTACACTCACAGCTCGCTGCGTTTTCGCGCCCAGGCCAGCCAGCTTTGTCTACGGTCTATGGTCTATGGTCTAAATGGTCTATATGGAATGTGGGATGTGGTAGGCCCCCCAGAACGGGGCCAGTTGTTTGTTATTGCTCTTGTTACTGGCCGACTGGTTCCGGTTATTGTTACGGTGAACATTGCATTTTGATGCCGCCGCACACTGCAGTTGTCATAAATTTcgagtttaaatatttacacttTAGGATTGCCACCTAGGATTGCCACATAGGATTGCCATGCTTGTTCCCCCTCTGCCGATATCGAAACGGAGTAGGCCTAGGGTTACAGTGTCAAATGTCATTCGGTGTAGACGGCGtgacaaatttatttttgttcagtttgaaaatttttagcTTTCTTTCGACACGTTTCGGAAAAATAGTCTCTCAAACATTGaattatttccaaaaaaataaaacgaaaatcaaaaagaaaataataccAGAAGCAGCAGGAGCAAATTTTCGAATTCGATAGAAACACGCAAGATTACAAGCGAAATTCCAAGTCATCGTGTggaaatttatataaaattgttGATTATTAAGTGATCCGTTTCGGGTGTGTGAAATGGAAGCGAAGACTGCAGCTACTGCAGTTATGGCAGTAGAAGCCGCTACCGGCCCTAATGGTGCTGGGGGCGAGGCCCCGTCTAAAAGCCAGAAGCACCGGTCTGGAATCTCGCTTACTATCCAGGTCCCCTCCGGTCCAACCAGTGAGTACTTATACACTTCTATATACGATTTCGCAGTTCGGGTCGGTCTCTCCGCCCCATATCAATCGAAAAGTATTTCAATGTCAGTGGAAGAAAGAAAGCAAAGCGAAAAGCGGAGAATTAATTGCGAACAAGCTGATATAAAAAGCTGACAGCGAGCAAGCGAGAGGGAGCGAGCAGCTAGCCCGTCAGCCGAGAGCAGCGACAAACAAAAACGAACCGCTAGCGCTAGAAATATTTCAGAATTTGCTTATAATTCGGTCGCTCCCTGGGGCTTGCTTGCCGATATTTTGCACAAGTTACGCAATTATCGCTCTCGACTGGCCCGCTTCTCGCAGCTGTGTGTTTGCTGCAGCTTGTTTCGCTTTTGACTTTTGTTTGAACGtgacatacacacacacacatacatacagagGCGTGCGAATCAAAATAGAATCTGCTGATAGTAGTTCGCGACCAACGGATGACTCCTCCGTCTTGTACGTTAGTGTTGGTCACTTGACAACTGCTGTGGATTTGCATTTTCATGATGGGCCCGAGCatataaatattcatttatgaTAAGTGCAGCATGCACATGTTTTCAGGTGAATTCTAGGGCTTGCCAACTATCCCATCTAACATAGTATAGTGGATGTCTTCTGCGGTTACCATGGCAACAGCTACATactaccactaaccatacagcatatagacaacccatttcatacaacgaaaatggacgcgaaaatttcttgcgacaggccccagcaggccccagagcggatttcttacgctctcttacgctcatcgttcgttcatcttacgctcattctcgcaataaatgttttctgtttctcagtctctaaacggagcgcgatgaagaaggttggcctgcgcttcggttgatctttgtatgtatgcgtgtcacacattcacatacatgggtgtatgtgtgcgtgcgatttcgtttcgaagccagcgcacaaaattttgatttttcttacttttaaggcttgctaccctaacaaaattcgggtattcgttatttgatgaaatgacgaaagaaattatattattttttattttatttttttttattatttcagcatacatttttaatttatttaggaataagattaagtgttagtagtaaaatgttttctgtatatatatttttacgaatcattaaaaatcaatatactgagaaagtgtcagagtatatttcggtcggagtcacttaaagcgccgattgcttttaagtttttgttgttctgcaagaggcttgtgcatgcctactctaacgatggaatgatttttaggggagggtgaagacacgaaaacagctgatggacttgtttaccttttttgtttacaatttttcaggcacttgttattatattttgggttattgtgagatttaattaaattattgtcgttaatttaataatttccttatatatatttccttatatataataactttaaaaagtaatttaattcttcacccgtcttcaccctcccctaaaaatcattccatcgttagagtaggcatgcacaagcctcttgcagaacaacaaaaacttaaaagcaaacggcgctttaagtgactccgaccgaaatatactctgacactttctcagtatattgatttttaatgattcgtaaaaatatatatacagaaaacattttactactaacacttaatcttattcctaaataaattaaaaatgtatgctgaaataataaaaaaatataatatacaaaataatataatttctttcgtcatttcatcaaataacgaatacccgaattttgttagggtagcaagccttaaaagtaagaaaaatcaaaattttgtgcgctggcttcgaaacgaaatcgcacgcacacatacacccatgtatgtgaatgtgtgacacgcatacatacaaagatcaaccgaagcgcaggccaaccttcttcatcgcgctccgtttagagactgagaaacagaaaacatttaatgcgagaatgagcgtaagatgaacgaacgatgagcgtaagagagcgtaagaaatccgctctggggcctgctggggcctgtagcaagaaattttcgcgtccattttcgttgtatgaaatgggttgtctatatgctgtatggttagtgatacTACATACGTCACGGTTATCGCTATCTCTCTTCCAATCGACGGCGaacacatggcgtatacgcaacacGGCACGCATCCCACAATTCGCGAAACGCGCCTCTTTTTCGATTGTTTACATTTCGGCCATTTGCGCTCTCTTAACTTTCCCTTCTCTCTCTTTCTGCTGCTCTTTGTTCGGTGGGTTCACGCACTTTGCGGTGCGTGCGTGACGGCGCTCTCTCCCACTGCTGGATCGCCAATTTGTGCGTTTCGCATTTTTGTTTGAAGTCAATGAACTTTTTGGCAAACGAGCTTTGttgtctgctctgctctgctctctCCTCCTCTGCTATCTCTCGTTCGGTGCGTGCGGCGATGCGTAAGTTGCGAATTTTCGTATTTCGACCTATTTTTCTAGCAGGGCAGGAAattgttgccattttttgGCGTTCGTTGAACTTTCAAGGTTCGCCACAAGActataaaacaataaattactATTACTAGATAAAGAAAACTAATTGGAACAAAATTTTACTTGCAGAAATGGCGGAGGGTAATGGCGAACTGTTAGATGACATTAATCAGAAAGCCGATGACCGTGGCGATGGCGAGCGTACAGAGGACTATCCCAAGCTGCTGGAATACGGTCTGGATAAGAAAGTGAGTCTTTGAAAAGTAATACTACTTCAAAACTGAAGCATAATGGTGGATCGTCCTTAGGTGGCCGGAAAACTGGATGAAATCTACAAAACCGGCAAGCTGGCTCACGCCGAGCTGGATGAGCGCGCTCTGGATGCGCTCAAGGAGTTCCCCGTCGATGGTGCCTTGAATGTGTTGGGTCAGTTTCTCGAATCTAACCTGGAGCATGTGTCGAACAAGTCCGCCTACTTGTGCGGCGTGATGAAGACGTACCGCCAGAAGAGTCGAGCCAGCCAACAGGGCGTGCCCACGCCCGCAGCTGCTGTTCAAGTGAAAGGACCCGATGAGGACAAGATCAAAAAGATTCTCGAGCGCACCGGCTACACATTAGATGTGACGACAGGTAACCTACGacttgaaattattttaaaatcaaatatattaataatattacgCATTAGGTCAACGCAAATACGGCGGACCGCCACCGGATTGGGAAGGAAATGTACCGGGAAATGGCTGCGAAGTGTTTTGCGGAAAGATACCCAAGGATATGTACGAGGACGAACTGATTCCGCTATTCGAGAACTGCGGCACAATTTGGGACCTACGCCTCATGATGGACCCGATGACGGGCACAAATCGTGGTTATGCATTTGTCACATTCACAAATCGCGATGCAGCCGTCAACGCAGTGCGACAGGTATTTAAGTCAACCGCACACTCTCCATACCAGCCCCCTCCCACATACCCACAAATAGCCGCCCGCCCAGCCCCTGAAGAATCTCACCCCGAACCCCCAATCTTCGCTCTCTCTACCCTGCTTCAATGTTTTTATACGTATTGCTAACTATTACAATATAAATAtcctatatatacatatttaacgTATTATATCCACATATTTACTCTCGTTtgacacttttggacaaaagtAGGAACAGTTGTGCGGCCAAAACTAAattcaaaaaccatttttctCCAGAAAAATCAACAATTCCGGCAAAATAAACCCAAAAATTACCAATCTGAGAGCTATCTGATTCGGCGCTTTTTACATCCGACCTGAGAAGTTGTGCagttttagtttattttcaaCCTATCGTATGCttattttagttttctttCCCCCGTCTCTGCCTCTGCTCAGCCTTGATCAAAAAACTATATAATTATACAAACTATCTCGCTCTCTTGCTGTCTCTCTCTTTGCCTAAACTTTCTGTAATTCTGTAATGCATGTCCCGTCTATTATAAGTTTTATCATAATTTTTGCAGTCTATCCAAGCGCATTGACAACAAATTTGAAAAGAGTTCTCTTCTCTACGAATCCAGAAAGATTTGGCCTCCTGATACACCCACCACCTAGTCCACCTGTCCACCTCTTCTCCTGTACTCTGTATTATTTTCTCTTTAGTTGAAATCTCTCTAGAATCTAGCCCTTAGTCGAGCTATGTAGCAATCAACCTTCGTAGCCATCTAAGCAGCGTACGTTTAGTCTCACTGTCTGGTTTTATTTAGACGAGCATGACAAAAAATTAACTCCGTGATATAAAGAGCTCATCTTTATGTCGAGTACTACGATACCTACCTACGAAAGCTAATTACTAAccgaataaaaatattttcctttaacatttccaaaaacacaaccaaaaattcaaaagcGGACCGCCTCCAATAAGAAATTggtaatcaaaaaaaaaaaacgtgtaACTCCCCTAACTTTATTATTTAACCTTTCCTGTTGTTTAATCGCCTTAtttgatttctaaaaaaaattacttattattttattatttattttattaacattgAATTGGTATTAAAATCGTTTTACCTTCCCATCCACCATATAGCTCGATAATCACGAAATAAAACCCGGCAAGTgtctgaaaataaatataagcgTACCGAATCTGCGCCTTTTCGTAGGCAATATTCCCAAGTCAAAGGGCAAAGAAGAAATTTTAGAGGAATTTGGTAAACTTACAGGTAAATTAACAACGAAAATTAATCTATTTTAAATTACCATCACGGAAGTTGCATTTCAACTTCATAATCGgctttaaacaaaaatccaaTTGGCGAATACAAAAAATTGGCTAATTGCAAAGATGTTAGCTTAGCAAGGGTCTTAGGgtcgttaattttaattttttcagtttttttttgtattgaaCTCATTCTTATTCTTCACCCTCCACCAAAAACCATCCAACCA
The Drosophila bipectinata strain 14024-0381.07 chromosome 3R, DbipHiC1v2, whole genome shotgun sequence DNA segment above includes these coding regions:
- the Syp gene encoding heterogeneous nuclear ribonucleoprotein R isoform X29 gives rise to the protein MEAKTAATAVMAVEAATGPNGAGGEAPSKSQKHRSGISLTIQVPSGPTKMAEGNGELLDDINQKADDRGDGERTEDYPKLLEYGLDKKVAGKLDEIYKTGKLAHAELDERALDALKEFPVDGALNVLGQFLESNLEHVSNKSAYLCGVMKTYRQKSRASQQGVPTPAAAVQVKGPDEDKIKKILERTGYTLDVTTGQRKYGGPPPDWEGNVPGNGCEVFCGKIPKDMYEDELIPLFENCGTIWDLRLMMDPMTGTNRGYAFVTFTNRDAAVNAVRQLDNHEIKPGKCLKINISVPNLRLFVGNIPKSKGKEEILEEFGKLTAGLYEVIIYSSPDDKKKNRGFCFLEYESHKAASLAKRRLGTGRIKQVWGCDIIVDWADPQEEPDEQTMSKVKVLYVRNLTQDVSEDKLKEHFEQYGKVERVKKIKDYAFIHFEDRDSAVEAMRGLNGKEIGASNIEVSLAKPPSDKKKKEEILRARERRMMQMMQARPGIVGNLSPTHPSMMSLTPMRLQGARMPLRTPIPREYAGAALKSFMEGK
- the Syp gene encoding heterogeneous nuclear ribonucleoprotein R isoform X25, whose product is MEAKTAATAVMAVEAATGPNGAGGEAPSKSQKHRSGISLTIQVPSGPTKMAEGNGELLDDINQKADDRGDGERTEDYPKLLEYGLDKKVAGKLDEIYKTGKLAHAELDERALDALKEFPVDGALNVLGQFLESNLEHVSNKSAYLCGVMKTYRQKSRASQQGVPTPAAAVQVKGPDEDKIKKILERTGYTLDVTTGQRKYGGPPPDWEGNVPGNGCEVFCGKIPKDMYEDELIPLFENCGTIWDLRLMMDPMTGTNRGYAFVTFTNRDAAVNAVRQLDNHEIKPGKCLKINISVPNLRLFVGNIPKSKGKEEILEEFGKLTAGLYEVIIYSSPDDKKKNRGFCFLEYESHKAASLAKRRLGTGRIKVWGCDIIVDWADPQEEPDEQTMSKVKVLYVRNLTQDVSEDKLKEHFEQYGKVERVKKIKDYAFIHFEDRDSAVEAMRGLNGKEIGASNIEVSLAKPPSDKKKKEEILRARERRMMQMMQARPGIVGNLSPTHPSMMSLTPMRLQGARMPLRTPIPREYVVGKRKFDGGHQNPADVKRRYPSGLIGNGGSWGSLPLPQQPLGTNGEQWYMDTFSAWS
- the Syp gene encoding heterogeneous nuclear ribonucleoprotein R isoform X24 encodes the protein MEAKTAATAVMAVEAATGPNGAGGEAPSKSQKHRSGISLTIQVPSGPTKMAEGNGELLDDINQKADDRGDGERTEDYPKLLEYGLDKKVAGKLDEIYKTGKLAHAELDERALDALKEFPVDGALNVLGQFLESNLEHVSNKSAYLCGVMKTYRQKSRASQQGVPTPAAAVQVKGPDEDKIKKILERTGYTLDVTTGQRKYGGPPPDWEGNVPGNGCEVFCGKIPKDMYEDELIPLFENCGTIWDLRLMMDPMTGTNRGYAFVTFTNRDAAVNAVRQLDNHEIKPGKCLKINISVPNLRLFVGNIPKSKGKEEILEEFGKLTAGLYEVIIYSSPDDKKKNRGFCFLEYESHKAASLAKRRLGTGRIKQVWGCDIIVDWADPQEEPDEQTMSKVKVLYVRNLTQDVSEDKLKEHFEQYGKVERVKKIKDYAFIHFEDRDSAVEAMRGLNGKEIGASNIEVSLAKPPSDKKKKEEILRARERRMMQMMQARPGIVGNLSPTHPSMMSLTPMRLQGARMPLRTPIPREYVVGKRKFDGGHQNPADVKRRYPSGLIGNGGSWGSLPLPQQPLGTNGEQWYMDTFSAWS
- the Syp gene encoding heterogeneous nuclear ribonucleoprotein R isoform X28, whose translation is MEAKTAATAVMAVEAATGPNGAGGEAPSKSQKHRSGISLTIQVPSGPTKMAEGNGELLDDINQKADDRGDGERTEDYPKLLEYGLDKKVAGKLDEIYKTGKLAHAELDERALDALKEFPVDGALNVLGQFLESNLEHVSNKSAYLCGVMKTYRQKSRASQQGVPTPAAAVQVKGPDEDKIKKILERTGYTLDVTTGQRKYGGPPPDWEGNVPGNGCEVFCGKIPKDMYEDELIPLFENCGTIWDLRLMMDPMTGTNRGYAFVTFTNRDAAVNAVRQLDNHEIKPGKCLKINISVPNLRLFVGNIPKSKGKEEILEEFGKLTAGLYEVIIYSSPDDKKKNRGFCFLEYESHKAASLAKRRLGTGRIKQVWGCDIIVDWADPQEEPDEQTMSKVKVLYVRNLTQDVSEDKLKEHFEQYGKVERVKKIKDYAFIHFEDRDSAVEAMRGLNGKEIGASNIEVSLAKPPSDKKKKEEILRARERRMMQMMQARPGIVGFETLSPYRNLSPTHPSMMSLTPMRLQGARMPLRTPIPREYAGAALKSFMEGK
- the Syp gene encoding heterogeneous nuclear ribonucleoprotein R isoform X23 is translated as MEAKTAATAVMAVEAATGPNGAGGEAPSKSQKHRSGISLTIQVPSGPTKMAEGNGELLDDINQKADDRGDGERTEDYPKLLEYGLDKKVAGKLDEIYKTGKLAHAELDERALDALKEFPVDGALNVLGQFLESNLEHVSNKSAYLCGVMKTYRQKSRASQQGVPTPAAAVQVKGPDEDKIKKILERTGYTLDVTTGQRKYGGPPPDWEGNVPGNGCEVFCGKIPKDMYEDELIPLFENCGTIWDLRLMMDPMTGTNRGYAFVTFTNRDAAVNAVRQLDNHEIKPGKCLKINISVPNLRLFVGNIPKSKGKEEILEEFGKLTAGLYEVIIYSSPDDKKKNRGFCFLEYESHKAASLAKRRLGTGRIKQVWGCDIIVDWADPQEEPDEQTMSKVKVLYVRNLTQDVSEDKLKEHFEQYGKVERVKKIKDYAFIHFEDRDSAVEAMRGLNGKEIGASNIEVSLAKPPSDKKKKEEILRARERRMMQMMQARPGIVGFETLSPYRNLSPTHPSMMSLTPMRLQGARMPLRTPIPREYVVGKRKFDGGHQNPADVKRRYPSGLIGNGGSWGSLPLPQQPLGTNGEQWYMDTFSAWS
- the Syp gene encoding heterogeneous nuclear ribonucleoprotein Q isoform X22, giving the protein MEAKTAATAVMAVEAATGPNGAGGEAPSKSQKHRSGISLTIQVPSGPTKMAEGNGELLDDINQKADDRGDGERTEDYPKLLEYGLDKKVAGKLDEIYKTGKLAHAELDERALDALKEFPVDGALNVLGQFLESNLEHVSNKSAYLCGVMKTYRQKSRASQQGVPTPAAAVQVKGPDEDKIKKILERTGYTLDVTTGQRKYGGPPPDWEGNVPGNGCEVFCGKIPKDMYEDELIPLFENCGTIWDLRLMMDPMTGTNRGYAFVTFTNRDAAVNAVRQLDNHEIKPGKCLKINISVPNLRLFVGNIPKSKGKEEILEEFGKLTAGLYEVIIYSSPDDKKKNRGFCFLEYESHKAASLAKRRLGTGRIKQVWGCDIIVDWADPQEEPDEQTMSKVKVLYVRNLTQDVSEDKLKEHFEQYGKVERVKKIKDYAFIHFEDRDSAVEAMRGLNGKEIGASNIEVSLAKPPSDKKKKEEILRARERRMMQMMQARPGIVGFETLSPYRNLSPTHPSMMSLTPMRLQGARMPLRTPIPREYGSWSWAWNHSAAWQSRWPAWQHQSSGGPNSASGGGSGGGGGTGGGGNSAGGHRSGGAGSNRGGPWGGANASQRSWHPARQAATKFTSSR